Genomic DNA from Carnobacteriaceae bacterium zg-C25:
ATTAACGCTTCAAAGCCATTTCCACGATCTAAACCACCAGCAATTAATAATACCGGTTTTTCAAAACCGCGTAACGCCATTTGTGTCGCTAAAATATTTGTCGCTTTTGAATCGTTGTAAAAACGTCGGCCATCAACTTCTTTAACAAATTGACAACGGTGTTCCACACCATAAAACACACTCACTGATTGGTGTATTTTATCATTCGTTTGTCCACTCAATTTTGCAACTAACGTTGCAGCAAGTACATTTTCTAAATTGTGTGTCCCGGGCACTTGGATGGCTGAAACAGGAAAAATCGGTTCACCTAAAACGTACACCCACTCGTCTTGAACATAAGCACTACATTGCGTATTCGCCTTAGAAAAATAATGCACTTTCGCCTGAGTGCGCTTGGCAAATTCAAAACTTTCAGCAATGTCTCCATTTAATACTAAATAATCTTCATTTGTCTGATTTTTTAATAAATTCAACTTCGCCTCAACATACGCTTCACGTGTATGATGATAATCCAAATGTGCTTCAAAAATGTTAACAATTACGGCAATTTTAGGTCTAAACGCTTTAATACCCATTAATTGAAAACTAGACATTTCCATTACAATCATATCGTTTTCTGTTGCGTTTTGCGCAACGGTTGTTGATGGCACACCAATATTACCTGCCAACAAAACACGTTCATAATTGGGATGATTTTCTAACATATTCGCAATTAACGTTGTTGTTGTCGTTTTCCCATTAGATCCTGTAATGCTAATAATTGGTGCTTGAGAAACTAAATACGCTAATTCAACATCCGTTAAAATCGGGATATCATGTTGTTGTGCTTGTTTAACCACGCTGTTTTCATATGGTATGCCCGGATTTTTAACAACATAATCGATTGTTTCATCAATTAAATCATCGGGGTGATGCCCTGTAATTACCGTAACACCTAAACTTTCAAGATGTTTCACATGCGTTAAGTCTTCTGGCGTTTTCCCATCATTTACAACAACAATTGCGCCTAGTTGTTGCAATAATAACGCAGCATTATAACCACTTCTCGCTAACCCTAAAACCACTACTTTTTTTGATTTAAATTGTTCAATAACTTTCATCATAACCCTTTCTTCTATCTCCTTTTGCATAGCAATTGCTTTTCAACAACCATGCAAAAATAGATAGAAACAGAAGCGAAAAAGCTTCTGTTTATCTATTAAAATACACATAAATATAAAATCGTTGCACACGCTGAAACAAGCCAGAAAACAAGAACGACTTTCCATTCGCTCCATCCACTCATTTCAAAATGATGATGCAATGGACTCATTTTAAAAATCCGTTTTTTTCTTAACTTATAAGAGCCTACTTGTAAAATAACACTTGCCGTTTCAATGACAAATACTAATCCAATTAAAAGTAAACTCCACTCAACATGTAGCAGCATTGAAATCATGGCAAATACGCCACCTAATGCTAATGAGCCGACATCACCCATAAAAATTTTCGCAGGTTTTTTATTAAATATAAAAAATCCACATAATCCCCCAATTAGAGCGACACAGAAAAATAAAATATCAAATTGTGCTTGGCGGTAAGCAATAACGGCATAGCCGGCTAACGCAATGCTAGCCGTTCCCGCAACTAACCCATCTAATCCGTCCGTTAAATTGACAGCGTTCGAAAAGCCAGTCATCCACACGATTGCAAACACACCATAAAGCACAACGTTATTCACTTTTCCAAAAAATAGTATAGATAAACTTGTATCATGTCCAGAAAACACCAATAAACAAATGGCAAACAGACTAAATACTAATTGCGCAATAAATTTCTGTTTGGACGTTAATCCTTCATTTTGTCTGCGGACTAACTTTAAGAAATCATCTAAAAAGCCAATAATCCCAAAAGCAATAAACACCACAATTAATGCACTAGTTGTTAAGTTAATCCAGCCTTTGTATACCGAAAAAACAAGACTCGTAATCGATGTTGCAATTAAAAATGCAATTCCACCCATGGTCGGTGTCCCACTTTTTACATTGTGCCAATTTGGTCCTTCTTCTCGTGTCACATGCCCGATTTTTTTATTCGTAAAGTAAATAATGAAAAACGGCATTACACTTGTTGTTATCGCTAACGTGGCACAAAAAGCAATGGCTAATTCCACAAATAGCTGCATCGTATTCATATCCTTCTCCTATCGTGTCGTACTTGTTGTAGACGAACTTTGTTCACTCGTTGTTGTCGTTGTTTCCTTTTTCGTCACTGTTTCAGTTTGTTTCGCCTGTAAAGTGATGGTCAACTCAATTTGGTTACTTGGATTGTCAATCACTTGACCAGTCGGTATCGATTGTTGTGTAACGTATCCTTGACCATTCAATTTAATCGTTAATCCCGTTAATTGACCAAACCGTTGTACGTCTTGATACGTCCAACCGACCATATTCGGCATAACGATTGCTCCACCTGTATAAAACATCATTTTTTCATCTGTGCGATAGACGGTATTATCTACCGGCATTTGCTTAATGACCGTATCTTGCGTTCCAAAGAAATACAAGTCTTTAAATCCAAGTTTTTCAAACGCATCTTTTGTCACCTTAACACTAGCATTAACCGCATCAGGCACAGTGACTTGTTCAACAGGTTTCGTTTGTGTTGACACTTCATCAGATGCCGTTTTGTTTTTGTTAATA
This window encodes:
- a CDS encoding UDP-N-acetylmuramoyl-L-alanine--D-glutamate ligase; translation: MKVIEQFKSKKVVVLGLARSGYNAALLLQQLGAIVVVNDGKTPEDLTHVKHLESLGVTVITGHHPDDLIDETIDYVVKNPGIPYENSVVKQAQQHDIPILTDVELAYLVSQAPIISITGSNGKTTTTTLIANMLENHPNYERVLLAGNIGVPSTTVAQNATENDMIVMEMSSFQLMGIKAFRPKIAVIVNIFEAHLDYHHTREAYVEAKLNLLKNQTNEDYLVLNGDIAESFEFAKRTQAKVHYFSKANTQCSAYVQDEWVYVLGEPIFPVSAIQVPGTHNLENVLAATLVAKLSGQTNDKIHQSVSVFYGVEHRCQFVKEVDGRRFYNDSKATNILATQMALRGFEKPVLLIAGGLDRGNGFEALIPDLVKVKKMFVYGQTKEKLVQLANQQSLEVYAFESLDEATYAAFEKSSKEDIILLSPACASWDQFDSFEKRGERFVEIVETIKS
- a CDS encoding phospho-N-acetylmuramoyl-pentapeptide-transferase, whose amino-acid sequence is MNTMQLFVELAIAFCATLAITTSVMPFFIIYFTNKKIGHVTREEGPNWHNVKSGTPTMGGIAFLIATSITSLVFSVYKGWINLTTSALIVVFIAFGIIGFLDDFLKLVRRQNEGLTSKQKFIAQLVFSLFAICLLVFSGHDTSLSILFFGKVNNVVLYGVFAIVWMTGFSNAVNLTDGLDGLVAGTASIALAGYAVIAYRQAQFDILFFCVALIGGLCGFFIFNKKPAKIFMGDVGSLALGGVFAMISMLLHVEWSLLLIGLVFVIETASVILQVGSYKLRKKRIFKMSPLHHHFEMSGWSEWKVVLVFWLVSACATILYLCVF